The following are encoded in a window of Sphaerisporangium siamense genomic DNA:
- the rplX gene encoding 50S ribosomal protein L24, producing the protein MHVKKGDLVQVIAGKDKGAKGRVIRALPREDRVVVEGVNLIKKHSKVTHQGPRGAKEGGVQTLEASIHVSNVKKLKDDAKTDEAKKDDKPAKKAAAADESGEDN; encoded by the coding sequence CTGCATGTGAAGAAGGGTGACCTCGTCCAGGTCATCGCCGGTAAGGACAAGGGTGCCAAGGGCCGTGTGATCCGCGCCCTGCCGCGCGAGGACCGCGTGGTGGTGGAGGGCGTGAACCTGATCAAGAAGCACTCCAAGGTCACCCACCAGGGCCCGCGCGGCGCCAAGGAAGGCGGCGTGCAGACCCTGGAGGCGTCCATCCACGTGAGCAACGTCAAGAAGCTCAAGGATGACGCCAAGACGGACGAGGCGAAGAAGGACGACAAGCCCGCCAAGAAGGCCGCCGCGGCCGACGAATCGGGTGAGGACAACTGA
- the rplN gene encoding 50S ribosomal protein L14, protein MIQQESRLKVADNTGAKELLCIRVLGGSGRRYAGIGDIIVATVKDALPAAGVKKGDVVKAVVVRTSKERRRPDGSYIRFDENAAVIIKDSGDPRGTRIFGPVGRELREKKFMRIISLAPEVL, encoded by the coding sequence GTGATCCAGCAGGAGTCGCGGCTCAAGGTCGCCGACAACACGGGTGCCAAGGAGCTGTTGTGCATCCGCGTGCTCGGTGGCTCGGGTCGGCGCTACGCGGGTATCGGCGACATCATCGTCGCGACGGTGAAGGACGCTCTTCCCGCCGCGGGCGTGAAGAAGGGTGATGTGGTCAAGGCTGTCGTGGTGCGCACCAGCAAGGAGCGCCGCCGCCCCGACGGCTCCTACATCCGCTTCGACGAGAACGCCGCGGTCATCATCAAGGACAGTGGTGACCCTCGGGGCACGCGTATCTTCGGTCCGGTGGGTCGCGAGCTGCGCGAGAAGAAGTTCATGCGCATCATCTCGCTCGCGCCGGAGGTGTTGTAG
- a CDS encoding type Z 30S ribosomal protein S14 has translation MAKKSLIAKAERKPKFGVRAYTRCSRCGRPRAVYRKFGLCRVCFREMAHRGELPGITKSSW, from the coding sequence ATGGCCAAGAAGTCCCTGATCGCCAAGGCCGAGCGTAAGCCGAAGTTCGGCGTCCGCGCGTACACTCGTTGTTCGCGCTGCGGCCGTCCGCGTGCGGTCTACCGCAAGTTCGGCCTGTGCCGCGTGTGCTTCCGCGAGATGGCGCACCGGGGCGAGCTGCCCGGCATCACCAAGTCGAGCTGGTAG
- the rplE gene encoding 50S ribosomal protein L5 produces MTATTTETERPAPRLKLRYQEEIAGKLREQFGIANVMQIPKLTKIKVNMGVGEAARDSKLIEGAVRDLTAITGQKPAVAHARKSIAQFKLREGMPIGAHVTLRGDRMWEFLDRLLSLALPRIRDFRGLSPKQFDGNGNYTFGLTEQVMFHEVDPDRVDRQRGMDITVVTTATNDEQGRALLKLLGFPFKEA; encoded by the coding sequence ATGACCGCCACCACTACCGAGACCGAGCGCCCCGCGCCGCGCCTCAAGCTCCGCTACCAGGAGGAGATCGCGGGCAAGCTGCGCGAGCAGTTCGGCATCGCGAACGTCATGCAGATCCCCAAGCTCACCAAGATCAAGGTGAACATGGGCGTCGGCGAGGCGGCCCGCGACTCCAAGCTCATCGAGGGCGCGGTGCGCGACCTCACCGCCATCACCGGCCAGAAGCCGGCGGTCGCCCACGCGCGCAAGTCGATCGCGCAGTTCAAGCTGCGTGAGGGCATGCCCATCGGCGCGCACGTCACGCTGCGCGGCGACCGCATGTGGGAGTTCCTCGACAGGCTGCTGTCCCTCGCGCTGCCGCGCATCCGCGACTTCCGCGGCCTCTCGCCCAAGCAGTTCGACGGCAACGGGAACTACACCTTCGGCCTCACCGAGCAGGTCATGTTCCACGAGGTGGACCCCGACAGGGTCGACCGCCAGCGGGGCATGGACATCACGGTCGTGACCACCGCTACGAACGACGAACAAGGCCGGGCGCTCCTGAAGCTCCTCGGCTTCCCCTTCAAGGAGGCCTGA
- the rpsH gene encoding 30S ribosomal protein S8, giving the protein MTMTDPIADMLTRLRNANSAYHDTVSMPYSKIKAHIAEILQQEGYIQAWTVEDAKVGKNLVVELKFGPTRERSIAGLRRVSKPGLRVYAKKDNLPKVLGGLGVAIISTSGGLMTDKQAGKRGVGGEVLAYVW; this is encoded by the coding sequence ATGACGATGACCGACCCGATCGCAGACATGCTGACGCGTCTGCGTAACGCGAACTCGGCATACCACGACACCGTGAGCATGCCGTACTCGAAGATCAAGGCGCACATCGCCGAGATCCTCCAGCAGGAGGGCTACATCCAGGCCTGGACCGTCGAAGACGCCAAGGTCGGGAAGAACCTCGTGGTGGAGCTCAAGTTCGGGCCCACGCGTGAACGGTCAATCGCGGGCCTGCGCCGGGTGTCGAAGCCCGGCCTGCGGGTCTATGCAAAGAAGGACAACCTGCCCAAGGTCCTGGGCGGTCTCGGCGTCGCGATCATCTCGACGTCCGGGGGCCTCATGACCGACAAGCAGGCCGGCAAGCGTGGTGTGGGCGGGGAAGTCCTC